The following are from one region of the Georgenia sp. M64 genome:
- a CDS encoding ABC transporter permease, translated as MTDATTAGTPPGAPAPESERREALGRALRNPLVGPLAALIFAVVIFTLTTDTFATPGNASLILQQSIVIGTLALGQTLIILTAGIDLANGAIAVLGTIVMAKHVVDGGNPLVALLLGLTITVVLGTISGLLVTRLGLPPFIVTLGMLTVVFALARLYSESRSYPVTDSLLRVWGQGTNIGGVRITWGTLLLIVIFAVFWFALTRTPWGRHVYAVGNAPEAARLVGIKVNRTILSVYVAAGALYGLAAWQALGRIPNADPNAYQTANLDSITAVVIGGTSLFGGRGSVVGTLIGALIVGVLRSGLTQAGIDNLYQDLATGVLVIVAVSLDQASRRRAAR; from the coding sequence ATGACCGACGCCACCACCGCCGGCACTCCGCCAGGGGCCCCGGCACCCGAATCCGAACGCCGGGAAGCACTCGGCCGAGCGTTGCGCAACCCTCTGGTCGGCCCGCTCGCCGCGCTGATCTTCGCCGTCGTGATCTTCACGCTCACGACCGACACCTTCGCGACGCCGGGCAACGCGTCGCTGATCCTCCAGCAGTCGATCGTCATCGGCACCCTCGCGCTGGGCCAGACGCTCATCATCCTCACCGCCGGCATCGACCTGGCGAACGGCGCCATCGCCGTGCTCGGCACGATCGTCATGGCCAAGCACGTCGTCGACGGCGGGAACCCGCTCGTCGCTCTCCTGCTGGGCCTGACGATCACGGTCGTGCTCGGCACGATCAGCGGTCTGCTCGTCACGCGACTCGGGCTGCCGCCCTTTATCGTCACCCTGGGCATGCTCACGGTCGTGTTCGCCCTCGCCCGGCTCTACTCCGAGTCGCGCAGCTACCCCGTGACCGACTCCCTGCTCCGGGTCTGGGGCCAGGGCACCAACATCGGCGGGGTCCGCATCACCTGGGGCACCCTGCTGCTGATCGTCATCTTCGCCGTCTTCTGGTTCGCCCTCACCCGCACCCCGTGGGGGCGGCACGTCTACGCCGTCGGCAACGCTCCGGAGGCGGCCCGGCTGGTCGGCATCAAGGTCAACCGCACGATCCTGTCGGTGTACGTGGCGGCGGGCGCCCTCTACGGGCTGGCCGCGTGGCAGGCCCTGGGCCGGATCCCCAACGCCGACCCCAACGCCTACCAGACCGCCAACCTCGACAGCATCACCGCCGTCGTCATCGGCGGCACGAGCCTCTTCGGTGGCCGCGGCAGCGTCGTCGGCACCCTCATCGGGGCGCTCATCGTGGGCGTCCTCCGCTCGGGCCTGACCCAGGCGGGCATCGACAACCTGTACCAGGACCTCGCCACCGGGGTCCTCGTCATCGTCGCGGTCTCCCTGGACCAGGCGTCGCGAAGGAGGGCAGCACGATGA
- a CDS encoding PfkB family carbohydrate kinase, whose amino-acid sequence MSSGLFVGLATVDVVQRVERAPGPNEKVVSLRADVSAGGPATNAAVTFAALGGRATLLSVVGGGPLAALVRGDLAEHCVEVVDADTAGSSRPALSAVTVVDATGERSVVSRNAEGVEVDTPPELAELAASADVVLVDGHHPRLTLAAVTAAHRAGTPVVVDAGSWKPVLAEVLPLATAVICSSDFRLPDGQPPGPALLDDGPALVAVSAGAEPLRWWSRGGSGTVPAPAVAARDTLGAGDVLHGAYAFGVAEGRSPVEALELAVRVASLKVGHIGPRSWLTDPELLTVARGGTP is encoded by the coding sequence GTGAGCTCCGGGCTGTTCGTCGGGCTCGCCACGGTCGACGTCGTCCAGCGGGTCGAGCGGGCGCCGGGGCCGAACGAGAAGGTCGTCTCCCTGCGCGCGGACGTCTCGGCGGGTGGCCCGGCGACCAACGCGGCGGTGACCTTCGCGGCGCTCGGCGGCCGGGCGACGCTCCTCAGCGTCGTCGGCGGCGGCCCGCTGGCGGCGCTGGTCCGCGGCGACCTCGCCGAACATTGCGTCGAGGTGGTCGACGCGGACACCGCGGGCAGCAGCCGGCCGGCCCTGTCGGCCGTGACGGTGGTGGACGCCACCGGCGAGCGCTCGGTCGTCTCCCGCAACGCCGAGGGCGTGGAGGTGGACACCCCGCCCGAGCTGGCCGAGCTGGCGGCGAGCGCCGACGTCGTCCTGGTGGACGGGCACCACCCCCGGCTCACGCTCGCCGCGGTCACCGCGGCGCACCGGGCCGGCACGCCGGTCGTCGTCGACGCCGGCAGCTGGAAGCCGGTCCTCGCGGAGGTGCTCCCCCTGGCGACGGCGGTCATCTGCTCGTCGGACTTCCGGCTGCCGGACGGGCAGCCGCCCGGTCCCGCGCTGCTCGACGACGGCCCCGCGCTCGTTGCCGTCTCGGCCGGGGCCGAGCCGCTGCGGTGGTGGAGCCGCGGCGGCAGCGGCACGGTCCCGGCTCCCGCCGTCGCCGCCCGGGACACCCTGGGGGCCGGCGACGTGCTCCACGGCGCGTACGCGTTCGGCGTCGCGGAGGGACGCTCACCCGTCGAGGCGCTCGAGCTCGCCGTCCGCGTCGCCTCGCTCAAGGTCGGCCACATCGGACCGCGGTCCTGGCTGACCGACCCCGAACTGCTCACCGTCGCCCGAGGAGGCACCCCATGA
- a CDS encoding ATP-binding cassette domain-containing protein: MSSTTDTNHDAAAPRTDATTPVLEARKLSKSYGHVRAMVDADFELMPGEILAVIGDNGAGKSTLIKALSGAVVPDSGEVLLDGKPVTFRSPIEARSLGIETVYQDLAVAPALDIASNLFLGREIRRSGPIGKLLRVVDARAMRTEAQAQLDALGVRIPDVRQPVESLSGGQRQSVAVARAAAFGTKLVIMDEPTAALGVRESGMVLDLIRRISARGLPVVLISHNMPHVFDIADRIHIHRLGSRVAVVSPRTHTMADAVAIMTGAARPEEVGGRSHYDERASQRRRAQDGDGETPS; the protein is encoded by the coding sequence ATGAGCAGCACCACCGACACCAACCACGACGCCGCGGCACCGCGGACCGACGCCACGACGCCGGTCCTCGAGGCCCGCAAGCTGAGCAAGTCCTACGGCCACGTCCGCGCGATGGTCGACGCCGACTTCGAGCTCATGCCGGGCGAGATCCTTGCCGTCATCGGCGACAACGGCGCCGGCAAGTCGACCCTCATCAAGGCGCTCTCCGGCGCCGTGGTGCCGGACAGCGGCGAGGTCCTCCTCGACGGCAAGCCGGTGACCTTCCGCTCCCCCATCGAGGCACGCTCCCTCGGCATCGAGACGGTCTACCAGGACCTCGCCGTCGCGCCCGCCCTGGACATCGCCTCCAACCTGTTCCTGGGGCGCGAGATCCGCCGGTCGGGCCCGATCGGGAAGCTGCTGCGCGTCGTCGACGCGCGGGCGATGCGCACCGAGGCCCAGGCCCAGCTCGACGCGCTGGGCGTGCGGATCCCCGACGTGCGCCAGCCCGTCGAGAGCCTGTCCGGCGGGCAGCGGCAGAGCGTCGCGGTGGCACGGGCGGCCGCCTTCGGGACCAAGCTCGTCATCATGGACGAGCCGACCGCCGCCCTCGGCGTGCGCGAGTCCGGGATGGTGCTCGACCTCATCCGCAGGATCAGCGCGCGAGGGCTGCCGGTCGTGCTCATCTCGCACAACATGCCGCACGTGTTCGACATCGCCGACCGCATCCACATCCACCGGCTCGGCAGCCGGGTCGCGGTCGTCAGCCCGCGGACCCACACCATGGCCGACGCCGTGGCGATCATGACCGGTGCGGCCAGGCCGGAGGAGGTCGGCGGGCGGAGCCACTACGACGAGCGGGCGAGCCAGCGCCGGCGTGCCCAGGACGGCGACGGCGAGACGCCGTCGTGA